One region of Triticum aestivum cultivar Chinese Spring chromosome 6B, IWGSC CS RefSeq v2.1, whole genome shotgun sequence genomic DNA includes:
- the LOC123139307 gene encoding flavonoid 3',5'-hydroxylase 1, with amino-acid sequence MFQELVVLAILYVLLHYLTRTILRTKSASPLPLPPGPRGYPVVGALPLLGRAPHRALAALARLHGPIMHLTLGRQGVVVASTPDAARLFLRDHGGCFLDRPADDVAPTVLAYGAQDLVFAPYGPRWRRLRRECSLGLLGPQALTDWAGARHEEVGRMVRAMSRRGAGEAVEVPEFLFCAMANMIGQAVVGRRVLDEAGGEQAREFKEMVVELMTTAGLVNLGDFLPALAWMDLQGLGRRMRRLSARLDRVWSRLLSEHEAAVAHSDRQHGRHPDLVDRLIACRGAGEDITDLNIKALLNNLFTAGTDTSSSTIEWALAEMLANPAILRRAQAEMDGVVGRDRLLEESDVPHIPYLRAICKETFRLHPSTPLSLPRLSTEPCTVQGYHIPEGTRLLVNIWAIGRDPAVWPEPARFDPGRFMTEEGSKVEPLGSHFELIPFGAGRRICAGARMGVTLVHHMLGVLVHAFDWEMPEGGTAGMDMDEEFGLALQKKVPLRAVVRPRLAPAAYQ; translated from the exons ATGTTTCAAGAGCTTGTAGTCCTAGCGATCCTCTATGTCCTTCTCCACTACCTCACGCGAACCATCCTCCGGACCAAGAGCgcgtcgccgctgccgctgcctcccGGCCCGAGAGGCTACCCGGTGGTCGGCGCGCTGCCTCTGCTGGGCCGGGCGCCGCACCGAGCGCTCGCCGCTCTGGCGAGGCTGCACGGCCCGATCATGCACCTGACCCTCGGCAGGCAAGGCGTCGTGGTGGCCTCCACGCCGGACGCGGCGCGCCTTTTCCTCAGGGACCACGGCGGCTGCTTCCTCGACCGGCCAGCGGACGACGTGGCGCCCACGGTGCTGGCGTACGGCGCCCAGGACCTCGTCTTCGCGCCCTACGGCCCCAGGTGGCGCCGCCTGCGCCGGGAATGCAGCCTCGGCCTGCTCGGCCCCCAGGCGCTCACCGACTGGGCGGGCGCGCGCCACGAGGAGGTCGGCCGCATGGTCCGCGCCATGAGCCGGCGGGGCGCGGGCGAGGCGGTGGAGGTGCCGGAGTTCCTGTTCTGCGCGATGGCCAACATGATCGGGCAGGCGGTGGTGGGCCGGCGGGTGCTGGACGAGGCCGGGGGCGAGCAAGCGAGGGAGTTCAAGGAGATGGTGGTGGAGCTGATGACCACGGCCGGGCTGGTGAACCTCGGCGACTTCCTGCCGGCCTTGGCGTGGATGGACCTGCAGGGGCTCGGTCGGAGGATGCGCCGGTTGTCGGCGAGGCTCGACAGGGTCTGGAGCCGGCTGCTGTCCGAACATGAGGCGGCCGTGGCCCACAGTGACAGGCAGCACGGCCGCCATCCGGACCTTGTCGACCGGCTGATCGCATGTCGTGGCGCCGGAGAGGACATCACAGACCTCAACATCAAAGCTCTACTTAAC AACCTGTTCACGGCGGGGACGGACACGTCGTCGAGCACCATCGAGTGGGCGCTGGCGGAGATGCTGGCGAACCCGGCGATCCTCCGACGAGCACAGGCGGAGATGGACGGCGTGGTGGGCCGGGACCGGCTCCTCGAGGAATCCGACGTCCCGCACATCCCCTACCTCCGCGCCATCTGCAAGGAGACGTTCCGCCTGCATCCCTCGACGCCGCTCAGCCTGCCCCGCCTCTCCACCGAGCCGTGCACGGTGCAGGGGTACCACATCCCGGAGGGCACGAGGCTGCTCGTCAACATCTGGGCCATCGGCCGGGACCCGGCGGTGTGGCCGGAGCCGGCGAGGTTCGACCCCGGGAGGTTCATGACGGAGGAGGGGAGCAAGGTGGAGCCCCTCGGGAGCCACTTCGAGCTCATCCCGTTCGGCGCCGGCAGGAGGATTTGCGCCGGCGCGCGCATGGGGGTGACCCTGGTGCACCACATGTTGGGCGTGCTGGTGCACGCCTTCGACTGGGAGATGCCGGAGGGTGGCACCGCCGGGATGGACATGGACGAGGAGTTCGGCCTTGCTCTGCAGAAGAAGGTGCCGCTCAGGGCCGTCGTGCGCCCGCGCCTCGCACCCGCCGCGTACCAGTGA
- the LOC123139311 gene encoding putative F-box/FBD/LRR-repeat protein At4g13965, whose product MLEMATASDSDPFGDLPDELLSRVLSFLPAENAVQTCVLDTRWRDLWRRLTSLLFVFDGPTFPRYNRFKQLVKLVICLRGNSPLIRCEIDAYPDDEPENTFTNTRLLIDYALACEAEELVVRAADIQYDLPVFDVPLSLISQHLKTLHLEGVNLDHSALNFSGCPVLEDLRIQLCNIRAYEISSMSLKRLCITEYCLLPDNVRLLICAPSLISLHLEDFEGLTPFLENMPLLETAHVSLKDGCHDFCHKNKRNCDDPCCGCHAYPINKAVLLNGLSNAVKLDLIASPKMFLYRWDLKWCPIFGKLKTLLLNEWFTAVGLVCILRHSPVLEILTLKLDNTEDIVGATGAQETKTQSFVCACIKSVYVECEEVDEGVLAVLNILSTCGILRDQISIKEDPRTDSDYSSADSDSSDSD is encoded by the exons ATGCTCGAGATGGCTACTGCGAGTGACAGTGACCCTTTTGGAGACCTCCCCGACGAGCTCCTATCGCGCGTGCTCTCCTTCCTTCCGGCAGAGAATGCCGTGCAGACCTGTGTGCTCGACACCCGGTGGCGCGACCTCTGGAGGCGCTTGACCAGCTTGCTGTTTGTCTTTGATGGGCCAACGTTTCCGCGATACAACCGTTTCAAACAGTTGGTGAAGCTGGTCATCTGTCTCCGCGGGAACTCGCCTCTCATCAGGTGCGAGATCGATGCCTATCCTGACGATGAGCCGGAGAACACGTTCACAAACACCAGGTTGTTGATTGACTACGCTCTGGCATGCGAAGCTGAGGAACTCGTAGTAAGAGCAGCTGACATTCAGTACGACCTACCGGTGTTCGATGTGCCCCTTAGTCTCATCTCCCAACACTTGAAGACCCTGCACCTTGAAGGGGTCAACCTCGATCACTCTGCTTTGAACTTCTCAGGCTGCCCGGTGTTAGAGGACCTAAGGATTCAACTTTGCAACATTCGTGCATATGAGATATCATCCATGTCACTAAAGCGCCTGTGCATCACCGAGTACTGTTTGTTACCGGACAATGTCCGTCTTCTGATTTGTGCCCCgagtcttatctcgttgcatctagAGGATTTCGAAGGCTTGACACCTTTCCTTGAAAACATGCCATTGCTAGAAACAGCCCATGTTAGCCTTAAAGATGGATGCCATGATTTCTGTCACAAGAACAAGCGTAATTGTGATGATCCTTGCTGTGGTTGTCATGCCTATCCTATCAACAAGGCGGTGCTTCTCAATGGTTTGTCCAATGCTGTCAAGTTGGACTTGATTGCTTCACCTAAAATG TTTCTCTACAGATGGGATTTGAAATGGTGTCCCATTTTTGGCAAATTGAAGACTCTGTTACTCAATGAGTGGTTTACGGCTGTTGGCCTAGTTTGCATTCTCCGACATTCTCCAGTCCTTGAGATACTCACTCTTAAGCTTGACAATACCGAG GACATTGTAGGAGCAACAGGAGCCCAGGAAACAAAAACACAATCATTTGTTTGTGCATGCATTAAGTCCGTTTACGTTGAATGTGAAGAGGTTGATGAGGGAGTTCTTGCAGTCTTGAATATCTTAAGTACATGCGGCATACTTCGTGATCAAATTAGCATCAAGGAGGATCCACGTACGGACTCAGATT